Sequence from the Marinobacter antarcticus genome:
TTGCCGCCATCCACCGGCAGCGCCTGCCCGGTGATATAGCTGGCATCGTCACTGGCAAAAAACAGAATGGCCGCTGCGATCTCTTCCGGGTCGCCGTAACGTCGCAGTTCGCAGCGAGCGCCCAGTTTGTGGGCCTTTTCATGGGCACGGGCGTAATCAAACACCTCTCGTGTCATGCCAGTCTCAACCAGGCCCGGGCAGACGGCGTTCACCCGGATATTGTGATCGCCAAGGTCACACGCAGCGGTCATAGTGAGGTTGATCACTCCAGCCTTCGAGGCGCTGTAGGCATTGCCCCCTGCCCCGGAGCGGATACCGGCAACCGAAGCTGTATTGACAATGGAACCGAGTTTTCGAGCCTGCATGTGCGGCGCGACATGCTTGATGAGCAGCATGGTGCCAATCAGATTAACCGACAACACCTTGTCCCATTCGTCTCGCTCGTTTGCGGTTACCGATGGGTGGCCTTTCCCTGTGCTGGCAATACCAGCGATGTTGCACAGAATGTCGATTTTCCCAAAAGCCTTTAATGCCTCGCTTACCAGGTCTTTTACCTGAGCCTCATCGGCAACGTTGACGAGGCGACGGAGGTGCTCAGCACCTTCCGGCATCAGATTCCCGGTTTCAACCAGTCCCGATTCGGACGTATCCGCCATAACCACTTGAGCACCCTCACGGGCCAGTCGCAAGGCAGTTGCCCGGCCTATACCGCTGCCTGCTCCGGTAACAATAGCCACCCGACCTTCAAAACGCCCCATGCCGCTACTCCTTGTATCTGGTTTTATTATTGCACTAGCGGTTTTGCTTTCGCATTAATTTGTCATGTCTTCCACTTTTGAGTCAATATAATCGGAAGTGGATTTCACTAGTCAAAACACCATAGCAGCATAAGGCACAAAAATGAAAAATAACCTGAGCGAAATGCCGGTGTACGCACCCATAACCCCGAACGAGCCCATGGAGGCTATTGGCCACCGGATACAGAGGTTTGCAACCACCCGCGCGGAGCACCCGGCATTGATCAGTGAACAGGGTACGGTGAGCTGGAGAGCCCTGCTGGACCAGACTAACCAGATCGCCAACCGCCTGCGAGATGCCGGGTTGCAGTCCGGTGATTCAGTTGCAGCTCTGTCGGAAAACAGCGCTGATTATGTTGCTCTGTATCTTGGCATACTTACCGCCGGCGGCTGCATGGTGCCGCTTTCAGGCATGGCCAGCGCCGAAGCACTGAGCCTGATGCTGTCCGATTGCAAAGCGCAATTCCTGTTTGTGTCACGGAAAAACCGGGACCTCCTTCACAGCTTCCGGCCCGGGCTGCAGGGATTACCGGACGACCGTATTATGGCCCTGGGTGAAGACGGCGAAGGAATTGGCCAGACGCTGAGAGACTGGCTTGCCAATGCCTCAGCTGAGGCCCGCCCTGCGGACGTATCACTGGATGATGCCTTTAACATCATCTATAGCTCTGGAACCACAGGCACCCCGAAGGGCATTCTCCATGACTACCGTTTCCGCCAGCGGCAAATGATGCGCATGAGCCGCTTCGGGCTGGATGGCGATGCCATTAACCTGGTTTCAACGCCGCTATACTCCAACACCACACTGGTTTCTGTGTTACCCACGCTGTTCCACGGTGGCACTCTGGTGGTGATGGCAAAGTTCGACGCCCGGCGGTTTCTGGAGCTGGCCGAAACACACCGTGTGACTCATGCCATGCTGGTACCTGTGCAGTACCAGAGGATTCTGGCCGACGCGGAATTTGACCGCTTTGATCTCTCCAGCTTCAAGCTGAAGCTCTGCACCAGCGCACCGCTAAGACCGGACGTGATAGCCGATGCCATGACACGCTGGCCCGGCAACATACGGGAGGTTTACGGCCTCACAGAGGGTGGCATTTCCACCAGCCTCGACTGTGCCGCGCACCCGGACAAATGGAGCTCGGTAGGCATACCAACAGAAGGCGCGGAAGTGCGCGTGATCGACGAAGATGGCCACGAACTGCCGAAAGGCGAAACCGGCGAGCTGGCTGGCCGTGCTATTTCAATGATGCGAGGCTACGTGAACCAGCCTGAGCAAACCCGGGAAATGCTGTGGGAAAGCCCTGAGGGCGAGGTGTTCTATCGCAGCGGAGATATGGGACGAATCGATGAGGACGGTTTTATCTATATTCTCGATCGCCGCAAGGACATGATTATTTCCGGTGGATTCAACATTTACGCGGTCGATCTTGAGAAGGCGCTGCTGGCTCACCCTGCGGTGGACGATGCAGCGGTTATCGGCATTCCAAGTGAACAGTGGGGGGAAACACCTCTGGGCCTGGTGGTTCTAAAACCCGGGCACCAGGATTCCGGGCCCGCAATACTCGAATGGGCTAACGGACAGCTGGGCAAAAGCCAGCGCATCTCCGCTATCGAGCTCCGCGAGGAGCTCCCCCGCTCCACCATAGGTAAGGTTCTGAAGCGGGAGCTGCGCGAACCTTACTGG
This genomic interval carries:
- a CDS encoding SDR family NAD(P)-dependent oxidoreductase, which gives rise to MGRFEGRVAIVTGAGSGIGRATALRLAREGAQVVMADTSESGLVETGNLMPEGAEHLRRLVNVADEAQVKDLVSEALKAFGKIDILCNIAGIASTGKGHPSVTANERDEWDKVLSVNLIGTMLLIKHVAPHMQARKLGSIVNTASVAGIRSGAGGNAYSASKAGVINLTMTAACDLGDHNIRVNAVCPGLVETGMTREVFDYARAHEKAHKLGARCELRRYGDPEEIAAAILFFASDDASYITGQALPVDGGNTASLNLPGMKV
- a CDS encoding class I adenylate-forming enzyme family protein encodes the protein MKNNLSEMPVYAPITPNEPMEAIGHRIQRFATTRAEHPALISEQGTVSWRALLDQTNQIANRLRDAGLQSGDSVAALSENSADYVALYLGILTAGGCMVPLSGMASAEALSLMLSDCKAQFLFVSRKNRDLLHSFRPGLQGLPDDRIMALGEDGEGIGQTLRDWLANASAEARPADVSLDDAFNIIYSSGTTGTPKGILHDYRFRQRQMMRMSRFGLDGDAINLVSTPLYSNTTLVSVLPTLFHGGTLVVMAKFDARRFLELAETHRVTHAMLVPVQYQRILADAEFDRFDLSSFKLKLCTSAPLRPDVIADAMTRWPGNIREVYGLTEGGISTSLDCAAHPDKWSSVGIPTEGAEVRVIDEDGHELPKGETGELAGRAISMMRGYVNQPEQTREMLWESPEGEVFYRSGDMGRIDEDGFIYILDRRKDMIISGGFNIYAVDLEKALLAHPAVDDAAVIGIPSEQWGETPLGLVVLKPGHQDSGPAILEWANGQLGKSQRISAIELREELPRSTIGKVLKRELREPYWQTITR